The following is a genomic window from Amycolatopsis australiensis.
TCCGAGGCGCAACAGGGTTCGTCGGTCGAACGCGTCGGACATGGCAGCCTCCGTGATCGCTGTCGGCACACCGTCAAACCCGCGGAGTTGACGAGCAGACGCTGGCGTGCCGGAATAATATATCAGATCTCGTGCATCAAGCAGATTCATGGGAATCCTGACCTGCCTCGGCGCCTGCGCGCACCGCCAGACGATCCCCACCACTGTTCATGATTCCCACCCTCCGATAGACCGATTCAGATCAGCGCGAAGTTGAGGTTGCATCCCGTCGCCGCACCGGCAATCCCACACCCTGCGCCCACCAGATCTAGCTGGGGCGCAAGGTGGCGGTACGACCAGACCAGCCTGTCCCCTTCGGCAACTGAAGGGGACGAGCGGCTTCGATACGTCCGGATGGCAGGCGTTCCCGTGTGCCTACTGCGCCCATGCGGGGCCGCGCCTCCGACACGCTCGGACGGCCGAGCGCCGATGCCGCATGTCACCGGTCAGGCGTCGGGTGAGCGCGCCACCATCCGCCGGGCGGGCGTCAGGCCTTGATCGCCTGCCGCTCGGCGCCGCTGGCGACGGTGATCTTGCGCGGCTTGGCCTGCTCGGCGACCGGGATGTGCAGGGTCAGCACCCCGGCGTCGTAGCCCGCCTCGATGTGGTCGGCGTCCAGGGTGTCACCCAGGAACTTCTGCCGGCTGAACGTCCCGGCTGGCCGCTCGCTGATCAGCGCCTGGACGTCGTCGCCGGTCACCGTGGTGCGCTCCGCCTTCACGGTGAGCACATCGTTCTGAACGTCGACCTCGATGGACTCCGGACTCACACCGGGCAGGTCGAAGTGCACCACGAACTGGTCACCGTCGCGGTAGGCGTCCATCGGCATCGCCGCCGACCGCGACAGGCCGTTGCCGAAGAACTGCTGGGTCAGCCGATCCAGAGTCTGGAACGGGTCGGTACGCATCAGCATGGTGGTTCTCCTCCTTCCCTTGGTGATGTGGTGCCTCGACGACGCCGGTTATCCGCGTCCCGCCGGCACCGCCACTGCGCTGACACCCCGGGAACGGGCGTCTTCGGAGAGCTTGCCCACATTGATCTAAAATCACCCAAATGGAGCATTGCACTGGCCTACCAGCACAGAATCTGCAGGAAATCGATTGAGCCCACTACGCTCAAGACAGGGGAACATATGTGCAGCCTGGTGCGTCATAAGAGTGAGAGCGCGGCTCGTAGACCTGTCGGATTCTGGAGGTGGGACTGATGACGCTGACGACTGTGCGATCGGTTTCCGCGCTGCGGACAGGCCGGTGGTCGCCCGGGGCCGGCGTGCGGGAAACGGACGACGCGTACCTGGTCGAGGTGGAACTGCCCGGAGTCAAGCGCCGGGACGTCACCGTCGAGGTCACCGGGAACGAAGTGGCCGTCCAGGGCAAGGCCGGGCGACGGGACCTGTTCCGGCTCCGCAGCCGCCGCACGGACGAGTTCTCCTACCGGGTCACGCTGCCGGATGAGGTGGACTCGGGCGCTGCGTCGGCCGCCCTGACCAAGGGCGTGCTGACCGTGCGGGTGCCGAAGCGCGAGTTCGCCCGGCGGCGGCGGATCCCGGTTCACAGCGCCTGAGTCACAACCCGGCTGGAGGTGAGAAGCGATGACCCCCTACTCGCCACTGCGTGAGCCGGCCGCGGTGCCAGCGCTACCCACCGGGTGGCCCATCGGCGTTTACGGCAGCTACGCCGAAGCGCAGCGCGCCGTGGAACACCTGGCCGGCCACGACTTCCCCATCCAGGATGTCACGATCGTCGGCGTCGAACCCATGGTGGTCGAGCGCGTGACCGCCCGCCTAACCTGGAGCCGCGTCCTGGCCGGCGGCGCGGCGTCCGGCGCCTGGTTCGGGCTTTTCCTCTGCCTGCTGCTCGGCTTGTTCGACCACCAGCCGCCGGGAGCGCTGATCCCGGCCGGGCTGGTCACCGGAGTTCTCGCCGGCGTGGCGTCCGCCGCGATCGGCTACGCCTCCCTGAAGGGCCGGCGGGACTTCGCCACGATCACGCAGGTCGTCGCCCGGCGGTACGACGTGCTGTGCGAACCACGCAACGCTGAGCACGGGCGAGACCTGCTGGCAAAGCTCGCCCTGGCCGGGCCGCCGTCCTCGACCGAGCCGGCGAGCCGGGAGGTGCGCAGGACGGGAGGTGATCGAGGTGTGCGCCCATCCCTTCCATGAGGCGTTGCGAACCGGAACCGAGGCCGTGCGGCAGGCGGCAGGCTCGGTAGCACGCCATCCTTTGTCGGCGGATGCGCTGCGGTGTGCGGTCCAGTGCACCCGGGCAATGAGCACTGAACTGGCCGACTTGGCCGGTGCGCTGGCCGACCGGGCGGAGAGCACCCTGGCCGCCACGTCGCTCTCCGATCACCGGGTCAGCGCGCCGGCCGGTTCGGTCACCAGGGACGTCGTCGAGGACCTCCGCACCATCGCCCGCTACTTGAAGACCACGGACCTCCTGCTGCAACCGGCTGACGACGACCTCTCTGCCCTGGCCCCGCAGCCGGATTCCGAGGAACATCGCGAGTATCGTGAAGCCTCTTGGTGGAGCCCCGCCCACGCCGGATGAGGCTGAGCCCCGTCACGACCTCGCCCTGCGACGACCCTGCCCGGTCCAACACAACTGCGCCGATGTGCCGGGTTGGCCGGGCTCGGTCCGACGGGAAAGGCTGCCGGATCCCTTGCAGCGTGTGCGGATATCGGCGACGACAGACGTGGTCGTGAGGCGGGAGGAACGGCGCACGTTCCTTCCGTCAGGCTCGTTCTCCCTGACCGACGAGAAATCTGGCACGTCGCCAGGCCGGGTCATCCGTCTCGCCGACGTCCACCAGATTTCCTACGCACCACGAGGATGACCGGCGAGTCTTCAATTGCGGTTTGGGCGATCTCTACTGAATCGGTACAGAAGTCCGACGATCTCGTCCCGCGGTCAGCCGTTTCGCGTACAGCCAGGACAGCGGTTCCGCCGACCACTCTCTCCCACCCGCCGATGACGACCGTCCACATATGAGTATCTTTTCGGGTGACTGTTGCCCGCGACAAACCACAAGAATGCGCCTACCATGATGGAGAGCGTGGTTGAGCCGGAGCTACGCAGATCCTCGTCTGGCGACGGATGTCACGGCGAGGTGCCGGGCTTCCCCTGTTGCGCTCGATTCTTCTCGGTGGTGCACCGACGCTTCGCCCCGACTCGTTCGGGAGCACACAGCCATGCCTTCACGACTTTCGCATTTCCCACGTCCACCCACCGCGACGGGGCAGGAATCCACCCGTCAGTACGCCGAAACGGTTCTGACCGTACGGACAATTCCGTGGCGGCACGATCTGGCGATCATCTCCGCCACCGGGGAAATCGACACCGGTTCCGTCCGCCTGCTGCAGCGAGCGTTGTGGCAGGACTTGCCAGCCGGCCTCGTGCTGGATCTGTCCAGGGTCACGTTCCTGGGCGCGGCGGGGTTGCGTGCGATCGAGGGCGTGGTGACCCGGGCCCGCGCCGAGCGCCGCCGGATCGGGATCGTCGCCGCTGCCCGTCCGGTCCTTCGCCCGCTGCGGATTTTCGGCGTCGACACCCTGGTCGTCGTCTACCCGATCCTGGCTGACGCACTGCGCGAAGTCCCGCTGTCCCCTCCGCCGGTGGCCGGAGCGACCGACTGGAATTGAGTTTCCCGGGAGCCCGTTGCCTGCCGAACCGGGTGCCGTCAGCCCTGACCCCCCAGGCCACGGGGATGCCCTTGGTCAGCCCGATCACCGCACAGGTCGTCAACGCAGTGATCGCCGAGCTCGGTGCCCTCGAGACAGCGCTGGCAGACGCGTTCACTTCGATGTCGGGGTCGAAACGAAAGCCACTGCGTGGCCCGGGTCGGGATCGGCCGCACCATGATGGTCGGATCCGGTTCGGCCACCTCGTAGTTCAGGCATGCCAACCAGACCACGAGATGCCGCAGGATCGACACCGTCGACGGCGAGCGGGACCCCGGCCCATGGGCACACGGCCCGCGCCAGCACACAGCTTGCCTCGCCGAAGTCGGCGACGCCCCGGACGACGATGCCGCGGTCGGTGACATCCGGGCGACCGGGTCACGAGGTAGGTCATGAGGCGGTGGTCATGAGGTCTCGGACCAGTTGAGTCATGGTGGGTGCCGCGACGGCAGAGCGCCAAAGCGGTGATCAGGTCCGTGTTCGCGCCCGGTCCGGGGGCCGAGCCGGACGTTGGAACAGGCTGTACAGCCACCACAGCGACGGGATCAGCACGAGCGCGCCGACACCCAGCGCGGCCAGGGTGGCCGACAGCACCGCCGGTGTGGCGGCGCCTTCGGCGATGGTGACGTCCGGTTCGAGCAGGTAGGGGTACTGCCCGACGGCCCAGCCCCACAGCAGGGTTCCCACCGCGAGCGCTGCGGTGATCCGCACCGCGAGGAAACGGCGGCGCAGCAGCAACACCAGCGACACCGCGCCGGACACCGCCGAGAGGATGACGACCAGCAGCCCGCGGTGGGTGAGGCCGTCGAACAGCCGCGGGGCGTCGGAGGCCAGGACCGGGATCCCAGCCGCCGCGATCACCCCCAGCGCGAGCCCGGTCGCCAGCGCGCGGCGGCGGAACGCCTCGGCGAGGCCGGGGTCTCCGGAGCGGCGGGCGTCGGCGCACAGATACGTCGCGGCCAAGTAGGCGGCCGCGCCGACCGCGAGGACGCCACCGAGCACCGAGGTCGGGTTCAGCCAGCTGGTCAGCAGATCGCCGCCGGCGATGGCGACCGGGATCCGTCCGGAGGCGATGCCGCCGGCGACCGTGCCGAGGAAGAACGGCGTCAGGACGGATGAAACGGCGAAGGCCGCGCCGAACAGCCGTTGCTGGCCGAGTGTGTCGCTGGCCTTGCGGAAGGCGAAGGCCGCGCCGCGGATGATGATACCCAGCGCCACCAACGTCAATGGGATGTACAGAGTGGACATCACGGCGGCGAACACGGGCGGGAACGCGCTCCACAGCGTGACCAACACAAAGATCAACCAGACGTGGTTCGCCTCCCACACCGGCCCGATCGAGTGCTCGATCAGCTCCCGCTGGCCTCTCCCGCGGTGGTTTCCGCCGGCGAAGAGGTCCCAGAACCCGGCGCCGAAATCCGCTCCGGCGAGCAGCACGTACAGCGTGAGCCCGACCCAGAGGACCGCGACAGACCAGTCGGCCAGCGTCATGACGGCGTCCCCGCTTCCTGCGGCGCCGCCCGGCGGTCAGTGCGGGCCATGCGGCGCAGCACGTACACGGTTCCCACCGTCAACACGACGTACACCGCCAGCACGACGATCAGCCCCATCAACAGGCCAGGTGCCGGGTTGACGGCGTCGGCCGTTCTCAGGTGGCCCCAGACGATCCAGGGCTGGCGGCCGACCTCGGTGGTAACCCACCCGGCTTCCAGCGCGCAGCAGGCGGCGACACCGCTGACCGCGACCGCGCGCAGGAACCACCGCGAGCGCGGCACGTCGCGGCGGCGCCACCACACCAGCGCCAGCCAGACGCCGAGGGCCAGGAGAGCGAACCCGATCCCGACCATGACGTCGAAGGACAGGTGCACGACCGCGACCGGCGGCCGGTCGGGCACCGGCGTCCGGTCCAGCCCGGTGATCACCGTCGCCGGGCTGTCCCCGACCAGCAGGGAAAGCCCGCTCGGGATCTCGAGGCCATAACGCAGTTCCCCGCCGACCGGGACGCCGCCGATGGTCAGCGGGACGTGCGAGCCGGTGCGGTAGACACCCTCGAGCGCGGCCAGCTTCGCGGGCTGGTTGGTCGCCAAAAACCGCGCCGCATAGTCGCCCGCGGCGATCTGCAGCGGCGTCAGCACGGCCGCGAACGTCAGCGGTATCAGCAGCCCGAGCCGATGGTGGCGGTCGCGACGGCCACGCAGCATGCCCACCGCGTAGACGCTGCTGATCAGATAACCGGTGACCATGAGCGCGGCGAGGATCATGTGGATCGTCTCCGGCGGGGTCGCCGGATTGAACATGGCCGCCCACGGATCGACTTCGGTGATCCGGCCGCCGGCGAGGTCGAACCCGCGGGGCTGGTTCATCCAGGCGTTCGCGCTGACGACGAAGAACGCCGAGGCGATCCCGGCGACGACGATGGGGACGCCGGCGAGCAGATGCCGCCGCGGCGGCAGGCGGTCCCAGGCATAGAGGTAAATGCCGAGGAAGATCGCCTCGACGAAGAACGCAATGCCCTCCATGGTGAACGGTAGGCCGATGACCTGGCCGTAGGTGCCCATCAGACCGGGCCACAAGATGCCCATCTCGAAGCTGAGAATGGTGCCGGACACGGCGCCGACGGCGAACAGGACGCCCATTGCCTTGGCCCACCGCCGGGCGAGCACGAGGTACGCTTCGTCCCCGGTGCGCAGCCCCCGCCACTCCGCGAACAAGGTGAGCGCGGGCATGCCGACGCCGAGACAAGCGAGGATGATGTGCCAGCCCAGGGACAGGGCCATTTGTTCGCGCGCCGCGAGGAGATCCAGCGGCGCAGCGGACGAGGTGAGCACGACGACCGTCCTTCCGGCGAGCCGATCGGACACGAAGCCGTGTCCGGAGCAGACGTCGTTCGCCGCTCCGATGATCGCCCCCGGCGGCTACCCACCGGCCCACCGGGGAAAACCCGCGCCGGCCGGCAGGACCCGCGCGAGTGAGCCTCTCCCCTCGGTCTATTTCGGCAGCCACTGCTCGGCGCCCGTTCCCGTGAACCCCGGCATGCAGTCGACGCGGCTCTGGTGCATGTACACCTCCGCCCCTGATCTGGCGCGCCCGGACCTGCCACCCGCGGATCACCGACCACCTCGGCGACCAGCAGGCTGACCCGGGGCATCTGAAAAATGGACCGGACCGCGCCGGAGCGCTTCTCCCCGATCACTCGCGAAATCCGAAGCCGGCGCGAGATCTCCGCTCAACCCAGCCACTTCCTCTCGCAGCGACCGCGACCTCCACCTCCCTCACCACCAGGTAGCCGTTGCGGTCAAGGCGCCGAGATCCGCCGGGGCGATCCGGCCGGGGGGCCACCCGGCCACACTGTGGGCTCGACCCCGGCACCGGGTCAGTGGTATGCGGACGCCGGTCGGAAAGCGGTCTGCGGTCGTGCTGGCGGTCATGGCCATGGAGGACTCCTCGCAGTCCTCCATGGCCATGACTTTCCAGGCAAACGGACGATAAACCTGCAGCATCCACCGGGCCCGGTGTGACCGGCCGCTGGTCTCTCCTGCCGACACCGACCCGACGGAACAGGCTGGCCGGATGTCCGCCGCCCACGCCGCGATCGTCCTGTCGGGGCCACCGCCCGCGGTGAGCCACACACGTCACGCCCGTCGGCTTCGCCAGCAGGAAACACCGCACCGCGCCCGGACGTTGCACCGGGTGTCGTGCGGCGGAGTCCCCGGGCCTCACCGCCTTCCTGGAACAGCGGTTCACCCGGAGCCGGGTCGCGCCACTCGCGGAGAGTCTCCCCCACCCTTCGTCGAGCGGAAGCGGCTCTCCTCCCCAGAAACCCGAGCAGGTCGACGGCCGGCCGCCGGGTCTTCCGACACGAAGGTTTCGATTCCGGCTGCCCGGGCATCCGCGCAGCGGTGAAGCAAGCAGCCACCCGCCCCGGATCTCCGCGATCCGCCGTCCGGGAATGGCCTCGGGTTCAACCCCAGCTCGAGCGTCGCGATCACCGCCGACGGACCATCCGGGCGGCGAAGCTCGCGGCGTGTGCGGCGGCTCTGTGTCAGGGCGCGCGCCGAGCGATTCGACGTGTCGACAGCGCCGCCCGCCTGCGCCGTCGATCACCGAGCGATCCGAAGGGGCATCCCATGGCCGAAGGCGACGTGCACACCTACTTCGAAGACGGCCAGTGGAAGAACCGGGTCGAAGGCGGCGTCCGCGCCTCCAATACGTCGCCGCATCGCGTGGACGCTGTGGTCGCCGGCCGTCAGGCAGCCAGGAAACGACGCGTCGCGCATGTGATCCACGACCGAGACGGCGGGATTGAGAGCGAACGGGACTTCCGCCCACGCACCTCGAGGCGATAATCCGGCCGCTTCACAACCACGCCGACGATCTCCCCTCGGTGCGAAAGCCGGCGAGCACCACGCTCGCGTCGTTGACGGAGACGTCCCCGAGCGCGGCTACGACCCGGGTGCCCTCCGGCAGCACCGGCCGCGGCTTCGCACGGCCTCCCACCGAACTGGTACCGCAGGTGGTCGGCCTTGCGGAGCACCGCTGGTCGAGCAGGCTCACCTCTGTCAGAACAGTTGCCCACGGGACTAGCCGGAAGGATGACCGCCATCCCCGGCTGCGGCAGCACTACACCTCGAGCACGCAGGCGGCTAGCGTGGAGGCCAAGGGACGGAGGTCCGCTGGTGGACCGACAGGATCGGGAGCACGCGGCGCACGAGGCACTGGCGAAGGCCGATCGACAGGCGGCGATCGGCGAAGCGACGGGCATCCTCATCGCCCAGGGGGACGACCACGCCCGCGCGACGCTGCGCGCGCCCCACGGTCCGGCCGGGGAGGACGACGAGGCCGCCCGCGTGGTCGCGACGGCGAATGCGACCGCCGAGGACCGGGCCGACCCGGACTGGATCTGACCAGCGACGCACCGGTTCCGCGGCC
Proteins encoded in this region:
- a CDS encoding Hsp20/alpha crystallin family protein — encoded protein: MLMRTDPFQTLDRLTQQFFGNGLSRSAAMPMDAYRDGDQFVVHFDLPGVSPESIEVDVQNDVLTVKAERTTVTGDDVQALISERPAGTFSRQKFLGDTLDADHIEAGYDAGVLTLHIPVAEQAKPRKITVASGAERQAIKA
- a CDS encoding Hsp20/alpha crystallin family protein; this translates as MTLTTVRSVSALRTGRWSPGAGVRETDDAYLVEVELPGVKRRDVTVEVTGNEVAVQGKAGRRDLFRLRSRRTDEFSYRVTLPDEVDSGAASAALTKGVLTVRVPKREFARRRRIPVHSA
- a CDS encoding general stress protein, with protein sequence MTPYSPLREPAAVPALPTGWPIGVYGSYAEAQRAVEHLAGHDFPIQDVTIVGVEPMVVERVTARLTWSRVLAGGAASGAWFGLFLCLLLGLFDHQPPGALIPAGLVTGVLAGVASAAIGYASLKGRRDFATITQVVARRYDVLCEPRNAEHGRDLLAKLALAGPPSSTEPASREVRRTGGDRGVRPSLP
- a CDS encoding STAS domain-containing protein, with the protein product MPSRLSHFPRPPTATGQESTRQYAETVLTVRTIPWRHDLAIISATGEIDTGSVRLLQRALWQDLPAGLVLDLSRVTFLGAAGLRAIEGVVTRARAERRRIGIVAAARPVLRPLRIFGVDTLVVVYPILADALREVPLSPPPVAGATDWN
- a CDS encoding cytochrome d ubiquinol oxidase subunit II, translating into MTLADWSVAVLWVGLTLYVLLAGADFGAGFWDLFAGGNHRGRGQRELIEHSIGPVWEANHVWLIFVLVTLWSAFPPVFAAVMSTLYIPLTLVALGIIIRGAAFAFRKASDTLGQQRLFGAAFAVSSVLTPFFLGTVAGGIASGRIPVAIAGGDLLTSWLNPTSVLGGVLAVGAAAYLAATYLCADARRSGDPGLAEAFRRRALATGLALGVIAAAGIPVLASDAPRLFDGLTHRGLLVVILSAVSGAVSLVLLLRRRFLAVRITAALAVGTLLWGWAVGQYPYLLEPDVTIAEGAATPAVLSATLAALGVGALVLIPSLWWLYSLFQRPARPPDRARTRT
- a CDS encoding cytochrome ubiquinol oxidase subunit I; this translates as MLTSSAAPLDLLAAREQMALSLGWHIILACLGVGMPALTLFAEWRGLRTGDEAYLVLARRWAKAMGVLFAVGAVSGTILSFEMGILWPGLMGTYGQVIGLPFTMEGIAFFVEAIFLGIYLYAWDRLPPRRHLLAGVPIVVAGIASAFFVVSANAWMNQPRGFDLAGGRITEVDPWAAMFNPATPPETIHMILAALMVTGYLISSVYAVGMLRGRRDRHHRLGLLIPLTFAAVLTPLQIAAGDYAARFLATNQPAKLAALEGVYRTGSHVPLTIGGVPVGGELRYGLEIPSGLSLLVGDSPATVITGLDRTPVPDRPPVAVVHLSFDVMVGIGFALLALGVWLALVWWRRRDVPRSRWFLRAVAVSGVAACCALEAGWVTTEVGRQPWIVWGHLRTADAVNPAPGLLMGLIVVLAVYVVLTVGTVYVLRRMARTDRRAAPQEAGTPS
- a CDS encoding DUF2188 domain-containing protein produces the protein MAEGDVHTYFEDGQWKNRVEGGVRASNTSPHRVDAVVAGRQAARKRRVAHVIHDRDGGIESERDFRPRTSRR